A single region of the Sulfurimonas sp. genome encodes:
- the pstA gene encoding phosphate ABC transporter permease PstA, translating into MTHTNKRIIINRIIMALSTLSAIVGIGFLFWILYVLVANGLDALSATIFTEEGAPPGYEVSGLKHALIGQLYIVGYATLFGVPLGILAGTYLSEYGGRAKLAEIIRDISDIMMSAPSIVIGAFVYAIVVAPMGHFSGWAGSIALTIIMLPIILRTTDDMLQLVPSTLREAAFALGAPKYKVIMQVVYRGAKAGILTGILLGVARVAGETAPLLFTSFNDNFLNTDMMEPMASLTVTMYNYATSPYEDWQRLGWAAAFILSMFILGLNIIGRLFIMKKKGR; encoded by the coding sequence ATGACTCATACTAATAAAAGAATAATTATAAACAGAATCATTATGGCACTATCTACACTATCTGCAATAGTGGGTATTGGATTTCTGTTTTGGATCCTTTATGTACTTGTAGCAAATGGTTTAGATGCACTAAGTGCAACTATATTTACAGAAGAAGGTGCACCTCCCGGATATGAGGTAAGCGGACTGAAGCATGCACTTATAGGTCAACTTTACATTGTTGGTTATGCCACGCTTTTTGGAGTACCACTTGGAATCTTAGCAGGTACATACCTTAGTGAATACGGCGGTCGTGCGAAACTGGCTGAGATCATCCGTGACATATCAGATATTATGATGAGTGCTCCTAGTATTGTAATCGGAGCATTCGTTTATGCAATTGTAGTTGCACCTATGGGACATTTCAGTGGATGGGCTGGTTCTATTGCACTTACTATTATAATGCTTCCGATCATACTTCGTACGACGGATGATATGCTTCAACTTGTACCATCAACTTTGCGTGAAGCGGCATTTGCTTTGGGTGCTCCAAAATACAAAGTTATTATGCAAGTAGTTTATCGCGGTGCTAAAGCAGGTATATTAACTGGTATATTATTAGGTGTTGCACGTGTTGCAGGTGAAACTGCACCACTTCTGTTTACATCGTTTAACGATAATTTTTTAAATACGGATATGATGGAACCAATGGCTTCACTTACCGTTACAATGTACAACTATGCAACTTCTCCATATGAAGATTGGCAGCGTCTAGGTTGGGCTGCAGCATTTATTTTAAGTATGTTTATATTAGGTCTTAATATTATTGGAAGACTATTTATTATGAAGAAAAAAGGAAGATAA